CGCGAGCCAGCGGCTGAGCGCGGCAGATTCGATGTCGCTCAGATCGCCAAACTCGAGAGCCATGCCGAGGGTCGGAGCGCCCTGGACCCGCCGCTGGATGCGTTGAACTTGAGCAAAGACTTGAACCTCGTCACCGTGCCACCCCATCAGCGGGCGAAAGCAGAGGACCACGTCGTCGCCACGGTGGAGGGGCTCTTGCGTCTCGAGCCAGATCCCGACCCGACTCAGATCGGTGGCCCAGAAGAGCAATGGCTCGTCGCACTGGCTGGTGATCAGCTCACAAGGGAGTTCGACCTCGTGCCGCACGCCGCGGCGACAACCCTTTGAAATTGCTTGCTTCTGAGTCACATCTGCCTCCTGTGCGCACACTATACTACATACACCTACCCAAGCAGAAGATTCGCGTTGGCTTGTCGCTGCGGCTGGGTTCGGTACCAATCAACCCGTGGAGGAAGAACCTGGAGTCTACGTAGTGCCCGAGCCGGGGACGCGCGTATTGCGCGTGGTTCGCAACCCAGTGCCTTACTCGAGCGTGACCGAGCTCGTGCGGGTGCTCGACGAGATCGATCACCAACTCGCGAGCGTGGATCGAGGCAGCCACGCGCTGCTCATCGACATGCGTCGCGTCCAGGGCAGGAGTGAGCCGGAGTTCGAAGCTGCCTTCCGCCACTGGCGGCTGCGTCTGATCAAAGGCTTCGCCAAAGTGGCGGTGCTGCTCGAGACCGAGCTCGGCGCTGCCCAAGCTCAACGCTACATTCAACAGGACCAAGTGGCGACCCGCGTCTTTCTCGACGAGGCGGACGCACTGCGCTGGCTCGAGACTCCGACATGAATAAATTTCCGCATGGTTTTTTGGTCTGTGGTCTAGGTTGCACGCTCGCCCTGACCGCCTGCTCTAGCGACTCCGACTCGGGTGGCGGGAGCACTGGGGGCGGGAGCAGCGGTGGAGCCGCAGGTGTGAGCGGCGGTGGCGCAGGCGGCAGCGCCGCGGGCGGCAGCGGCGGCTCCAGCGCAGGTACGACGAGCAGCGGTGGCACCAGCACTGGTGGGAGCGCTGGCAGCGGCGGCGCGGGTGGAGCAGGCGGCAGCGCTGGCAGCACCTCGACGACGATCTGCGATCCGAACGCCAGCTACGGTTCACCGCTGCCGAACGACAAGACCGCTCAGCTCGTGGCTGGTGGATATCACTTCCTCGAAGGGCCGGTGTGGTCGACGGAGCTCAGCGTGCTGTTCTTCAGCGACATCAACTTCGGCGCAGCGGATTCGAACGGCGTGCCGCCGTCCATCATCTATCGGCTGCCAGCTGGCTCGAGCTCGCCCGAAGTGTTCATCGACACCATCGGTTGCAACGGCAACGCGATCGATCAAAACGGCTTCCTCGTTTCGTGTACTCACGACACGAGGAGCGTGTCCCGTATCGATCCCGTGACCAAACAGCGCACGCTGATTGCCGACAAGTTCGAAGGAAAGGCGTTCAACTCCCCGAACGACGCCATTGTGCGTAGCGATGGCACCATCTATTTCACCGACCCCAGTTGGCAACTTGGAACGCGACCGGCTGAAATCGGCTTCAAGGGCGTGTACCGCATCGATCCACAAGGAAACGTCACTCTGGTCAGCCAAGGCCTGATGAGCCCGAACGGTGCGGCCCTCTCCCCCGATGAGCAACTGCTCTATGTCGCGGACGACAACACCGGGAACGTACACCGTTTCGACGTGGCGAGTGACGGGACGACCAGCGGCGGCAGCGTGTTCGTGAACGTGAGCGGCGCCGACGGGATGGCGGTGGACTGCGCTGGCAACCTATACGTCACCGCCCAAGGTGGCGTTCGTGTATTTGAACCAAGCGGCAATGAACTCGGCACGATCAGCGTCGGGGAGAAGCCCGCGAACACCACCTTCGGCGGGGTCGATCACACCCGGCTGTTCGTGACGGCTCAAACTGGTCTGTACGCGATCGACCTGCTCGTGCCCGGCCTCTCCTGACTCACGCTTAGCTCGGCGGCTCGAGCGTTTGCACCAAGAGCCGGGCGAGCCAGCGCCTGAAACGCGCTGGTGCGTCCGGGTCGTCGCCGAGCCCCGCGCTTTGGCGCAACGACGCGCCGATCAGCGCCTCCCCCATGATCGCGTGGGTCGCTAGCACACAAGTGAAGAGGCTATCCTCGAAGTCCGGTGGTTTGGTTCCTGGAGGCAATGACTCGAGCCGCCTCGCGTGCACTACTTCCGCGACGAGGCGCATGCGATCCTTGTCCACCGCGTCGACCACACCGCTCAGGTTGAGCCAGGCGATGATTCGGGCATGCCCAGCGGTCTCGAGGGTCTCCGCCATCGCATTCAAGATCTCAACGCTCGATGCCTCACTGGCCTCGGCGTGACTCAACACGTCGAAGAGCTCCAAGTGGAGGCGCTCGAGTGCCTCTTGCACCACAGCAGCCAAGAGCTCCTCACGGCTTCCGAAGTGGTGGAGGATCGCTGGATGGCTCACCCCGACATCGCGTGCGATGTCGGCTAGCCGGATGCTCGCCGGCCCGGCGTCGCGCAGGCGCTCCACCGCGGCCTCCAAGATGGCTTGTCTAGCCTCCTCGGCCGTCCGCCGAATCCGTTTCTTGCCGTCCTTCTTCTTGCTCTCGCCCAAATCGTCGGCCCCCTATTGACACTTCTGTAGATAGCGCTACTTACAGTACTGTAACTAGCAAACGCGCTATCCTCGAGGCGGTCAACCCCGTGCGATAGCAGAGGTGGTTCGATGCAACAGCCAGCGGAAATCAACAACCCGATTCGACTGAGGGACGCTGCCCGCGCAATGCGCGGACTGCTCAAAGACCCTGACAACACCCGCTTGGTCTTCGAGATCATCGAGGCGCTGAGCGGAAACACCGGCCAGCGGCTGCTCAAACGCATTCGCCGCTCCGCCACTGGGAATCGTCTACTCAGCGAGAACAGCGAAGTGCTGCCCCTGCTGAGGGACCGCGCGTACCTCGAGGGCCTCCCGGAAGGCAGCCTGGGACAGGCGTACCTGGCGTTCCTCGACAGCGAGGGGATCACCGCCGCGGGTCTGGTCGAGGCGAGTGAAACGGGACGTGAGCTACCGGACACGGACCTCGCTCGCGAGCTGTTGTGGCTGCACCATCGGCTGCGGGACACCCACGACCTCTGGCACACCGTCACCGGCTACCAGGGAGATCTGGTCGGCGAAGGCGCACTGCTGGCGTTCTCCTTTGCCCAGACTCGTAACCCTGGCGTCGGTTTCATCGTGGCGTCCGGGTTGCTCGCGGGCCCCTGGATGCGTGGCGCGGGTCATGAGCCGCTGCGCTACCCCGACGGCAGCCTCGCCCCGAATCCTCGCGTCGTGATCCTCAAGGGGCTGCTGCGAGGCCTGCGCGCCGCTTTTTTCCCCGCGGTACCATGGGAGGAGCTACTAGCTCGCCCGCTAAGCGACGTGCGTCGCGAACTCGGCGTAAGCGAGCCACCTCGCTACCAAACGGTGCGCAGCAACGAGATCGATTTGGCCACCGGCACGCGTCGCGCCATGACCGACGTCATGGCGCAGGCTGCCGAATGAGCTTCAAAACTTGACGGCGACGACCTGAGTCTGCCCCGCGCCGACCCTCACCGAGCGCGCCTTGCGCCCGGTTGGGGAGATGAACACCACGTTGTGACTCCCCGGGGAAACCTTGACGATCTTCGGGGTGCTGCCCAGAGGGCGGCCGTCGACGACCACGTTGGCGATCGGGATGGAGGAGATCCGTAGCGTGGCGTTGCCGGTGGGCGCCGCAGGTTTGGTGGTTCCTGGTAGGCTTGCGCTGACCGGCCTGGGCGCCGCGGCAGCGCTCTTCGTGGCGCTCGCCTTTGCTTCCGCGGGCTTGGAGTCACTCTCAGGCTCCTTCGCCTGCTGCTCTTCGTTCTTCGCGAGTTCCTCGGCCTTCTCGGCGTCTTCCGCGGGCTTCTCGGCCTTGTCAGCGACTGCCGGCGCGTCCGGAACCATGTCTACGCGAAGCACCGCCTCCTCGCCGGCAACGACACTCACAGCGAGATCGGTTGTCGCCTTGAAGCCAGGCGCGGACACGCGCACGAAGTGGGGTCCTGGATCGAGGTCTTTGACTCGACATGGCGAGGTCTCACAGCGGTTCTGCCCGTCGATCAGCACCTTGGGCATCGCGACCGAGGACTGACCAGGGCCGGCGACGGTAACGATCAGCTCGCCCTCTCCCCCTCCTGCAAGGCCGGTCTTCGGAATCAAGAAGAGCAGGCCAACAACGGCAGCGAGGCCAAGGACGCCTGCGGCGATCCAGCCACCCATGCTGCGCTGACGCATCGGCGGGAGCGTGATCTGCTCAGCCGCTACAGGCGCCAAGCTGGTCTGGTGGGGTGGCGGCTGAGAGTGGTGATCCTGGATTTGGAACGAGGGAGCTCGCGGGGCCATCGGGACCGGCGGCAGCCCACTCTGGGCGGCGGCGTCCGCTGGCGGATAGTGGACCGCTGCGGCGTCGACGACGCGCGTGGGTGCGTCGTCCGCCTCATCGTAGTCGTCCAGGGGCATGATGGGCTGCAGCGCGGGCGCTGCTTCCTCCGCGGGAGCCGGGGCAGCGCCCACCGGACCCAGGCCGAGCTGAGTTTTCATCCCGGCCCGCGGCGCCGCCGGCGGAGGCAATGGAGCCACCTGAGGTGCTGCAGCGGACGGCGGAGCCATCGGCGGCGCAGGCAGGTTTGGTAGCAGGAGCGTGCCTGTGCCTGGGGGTCGCGGCGCGGGTTGTTCCAGCGTGGGCGCCTCGAACTCGCTGGTAGGCAGCTCGCGCGTTGGAGCGTCCCAAACGCCAAAATCGTCGTCAGCTGCGCGCGCGCGAGCAGTTTCCTCGAGGA
This Polyangiaceae bacterium DNA region includes the following protein-coding sequences:
- a CDS encoding TetR/AcrR family transcriptional regulator, with the protein product MGESKKKDGKKRIRRTAEEARQAILEAAVERLRDAGPASIRLADIARDVGVSHPAILHHFGSREELLAAVVQEALERLHLELFDVLSHAEASEASSVEILNAMAETLETAGHARIIAWLNLSGVVDAVDKDRMRLVAEVVHARRLESLPPGTKPPDFEDSLFTCVLATHAIMGEALIGASLRQSAGLGDDPDAPARFRRWLARLLVQTLEPPS
- a CDS encoding SMP-30/gluconolactonase/LRE family protein, with translation MNKFPHGFLVCGLGCTLALTACSSDSDSGGGSTGGGSSGGAAGVSGGGAGGSAAGGSGGSSAGTTSSGGTSTGGSAGSGGAGGAGGSAGSTSTTICDPNASYGSPLPNDKTAQLVAGGYHFLEGPVWSTELSVLFFSDINFGAADSNGVPPSIIYRLPAGSSSPEVFIDTIGCNGNAIDQNGFLVSCTHDTRSVSRIDPVTKQRTLIADKFEGKAFNSPNDAIVRSDGTIYFTDPSWQLGTRPAEIGFKGVYRIDPQGNVTLVSQGLMSPNGAALSPDEQLLYVADDNTGNVHRFDVASDGTTSGGSVFVNVSGADGMAVDCAGNLYVTAQGGVRVFEPSGNELGTISVGEKPANTTFGGVDHTRLFVTAQTGLYAIDLLVPGLS
- a CDS encoding PEGA domain-containing protein; the encoded protein is MSAPQAVSAPQASAPMVSGPSLTSGPGPETRAQIDEASREFLEETARARAADDDFGVWDAPTRELPTSEFEAPTLEQPAPRPPGTGTLLLPNLPAPPMAPPSAAAPQVAPLPPPAAPRAGMKTQLGLGPVGAAPAPAEEAAPALQPIMPLDDYDEADDAPTRVVDAAAVHYPPADAAAQSGLPPVPMAPRAPSFQIQDHHSQPPPHQTSLAPVAAEQITLPPMRQRSMGGWIAAGVLGLAAVVGLLFLIPKTGLAGGGEGELIVTVAGPGQSSVAMPKVLIDGQNRCETSPCRVKDLDPGPHFVRVSAPGFKATTDLAVSVVAGEEAVLRVDMVPDAPAVADKAEKPAEDAEKAEELAKNEEQQAKEPESDSKPAEAKASATKSAAAAPRPVSASLPGTTKPAAPTGNATLRISSIPIANVVVDGRPLGSTPKIVKVSPGSHNVVFISPTGRKARSVRVGAGQTQVVAVKF
- a CDS encoding PilZ domain-containing protein — protein: MTQKQAISKGCRRGVRHEVELPCELITSQCDEPLLFWATDLSRVGIWLETQEPLHRGDDVVLCFRPLMGWHGDEVQVFAQVQRIQRRVQGAPTLGMALEFGDLSDIESAALSRWLAPRPRKEIDISRWGTLLERRAVRSGLRSLAPLLH